From Aptenodytes patagonicus chromosome 1, bAptPat1.pri.cur, whole genome shotgun sequence, one genomic window encodes:
- the SMIM11 gene encoding small integral membrane protein 11 has protein sequence MVAFNWKALENFPLLMYILAAKTLILCLAFAGVKMYQSKKIEEKLKREREEKFKTEVEKKDD, from the exons ATGGTGGCATTTAACTGGAAG GCTTTGGAGAATTTCCCATTGCTGATGTACATTTTGGCCGCTAAAACATTGATTCTTTGCTTAGCATTTGCTGGAGTAAAAATGTACCAGagcaaaaaaattgaagaaaaactgaagagggaacgtgaagagaaatttaaaacagaagtagAGAAGAAGGATGATTAA
- the KCNE2 gene encoding potassium voltage-gated channel subfamily E member 2 codes for MAEMRNFTWAVEDIFKETFLTYMNSWRKNMTEAADKLQAKVDAENFDYVILYLMVMIGMFSFIIVAILVSTVKSKRREHSNDPYHQYIVEDWGEKYKNQVLNREDLKCVIHENLGAKDKTSPGSP; via the coding sequence ATGGCTGAAATGCGAAACTTCACTTGGGCGGTGGAAGATATTTTCAAGGAAACCTTTCTCACTTACATGaacagctggaggaaaaacatGACGGAAGCGGCGGATAAATTGCAAGCCAAGGTTGATGCCGAAAACTTTGACTATGTTATCCTTTATTTGATGGTGATGATTGGGATGTTCTCCTTCATTATTGTGGCGATCTTGGTGAGTACTGTGAAATCAAAGAGGCGAGAGCACTCCAATGACCCCTATCATCAGTACATCGTTGAGGACTGGGGCGAGAAGTATAAAAACCAGGTTCTGAATCGAGAAGACCTCAAGTGTGTGATCCATGAAAACTTGGGTGCAAAGGACAAAACAAGCCCTGGATCACCCTGA